The following nucleotide sequence is from Phocoena sinus isolate mPhoSin1 chromosome 14, mPhoSin1.pri, whole genome shotgun sequence.
AATGTACCCCAGATCAGGGGTGAGGGAAAGCTCtcgtcttttctgaccacaaagggaAGAAGGCCCTGTGCACATGGATGAACATCAGGAGGAAAGGCCAGGTTTCTAACCACAAAGGCTTTGCCCAGGGTATCCAAGGCCCTGGCCACCTCCACACGAGGATGGGGTCCACAGGGTCTCGGTCAGAGGCAGACACCCGGCTGTGCAGGCCTGGGTCGGATCTGCTGGCTCTAGAGGGGCACTGAAGAAGAACATCCTTCCAAATACAGGTTTATAAAAAGTGCAGGCCTAGTGCCCCAGCACAGCAGCCTCCTTCCGTTTTTCACCAATGACAGTTACGGTCATTAAAACACCTCGCTTTCGTGTAAGGATTTACAAGATGTGAAAATGTGGGTGTACATCCTTCTCCCTtgctcctccccacaccccaggaGACTGAGGAAACGGCATTTCAATCAACTCCTcttgtagatgagaaaaccaggGCTCAGCAGCTGCATAAACCCAAGGTCCTGCACCAACAGAGGGCAGAGTCGAGCCTGAGGGTTCTCACCCGAGTCCAGTGTTATTTCCAGCACATCCCCCCAAAACATCACCACTGGACAGTTCTTCAAGTCAGTGGCAAAACCCTCAAGTCCCTCCGCTGCAGAGCAACCATCACCCTGGCACGCGGGCGGGCAGCTGACACTTACCAGCAGGAAGCTGGGCTGCTGCAGGTGGGGGAATGCCATGGCAGCCTCCTGGGCAGGGTCCAGACGGGCCGTCTTAGAGGACCACTgcagagagacaaagacaaaaaccTCAACCTCTGCCACACAAGACACACAAGGCCAGGAGAATATCTGCGCAGCCCAGCACCACTGCACTGCCAAGGCCCACGCTTTACAGAAATGCTGCTTACGTGCCTGCCGTCCACAGGGTCCAGCCCCGGAGCCAGGTCTGTGGCAGGGAGCCCTTGGGAACACTTGGTTAAGCTTGTGTGGCACTTGCCACATGCCAGGCCTGGTTCTGAGGGTTCTCCATacatttcttatttaatcctcggtggcaggcaggcaggatTCTAGACAGCCATCCAAGATTCCTGTCTCTGGTCATTCAAACGCTCTTCTAGGTGCTGCGGTAAAGGGGTTTTGCAGATACAATTAAAGTCTCAAGTGTGAGAACGTAAGATACAGGGCAGTCCTGACTCATAGCCAGCAACGAAATGGGGACCTTAGTTCTACCACTGCAAAGAGCTGGATCCTGCCAGCAACCTGAATAAGCTTGAAAGCAGATTCTTCCCAAGAGCCTCCAGATAAGAGCAAAGCTGGCCAACAGGTCGATCTCAGCTTTGAGAGACcatgagcagagaacccagctgaGCCTACATTTCTGACACATAACCATGACAACCAACAGATGCAGCTTTAAGCTGCGAAGTTTGTTaagcaagaagagaaaatacatcctcataacaaccctacgAGGTCagtacagataaggaaatggaggcagagagaaaaatcacTTGCCCTCCGCCAGCTGGGGAATGGCAGAGCCAAGACTCAAACCCACAGACCTCCTCACTACTCCCCCATAGAGACAGGTGGACATATCTCCTCTGTCTTACTTGTGCTCtctgaaaaggaagggaggggacgAGCCAGCTTTGCCAATGGAGGCTTTGAACAGCCACCAGAAAATCAGGGGTAGCTCTCCAGAATCCTACCTCTCTGTGCCCCCAATCAGAAACTGAAAATATCCAGACTCGgactgagcagagaggaagtaTGCAAGTCCCACTGATGAGCTGCTGATGGCTTTCCTGGCACAGCTCTGCCCATGGCCTAAGGAACGGTGCTGATGCAACAACTGGCAGTGTATGTGGATGGAGAGGCTGGGTGGGCAGCTGAGGCATTATGAACACCTTCCCATGAAACCAAGCAGAAACCTGCACACTCCCCACCCCTGTACAAAGGCCCCTCCAagtcccctgcctcttgtttgtagaaaagctgaagTTTCCCTGGtctccctgagtcacaaaagagcaGGCTCAAGCAGCTAACGATTAGGACAAGAGAGTCACAGAATCTTTCAGTGTCTGATGTACactcctgagttgttttacagatactataactgccaccagagggaaaaagcCAAATGCATGATGACCAGAcagtagccatgacataagctgctccatctgTGGCTAGCACGATTCCAAAAACTGGCCTCAAGACAATGAGATTAACGttattgctcataataatctatatctttgtgggcatcaaaataattgtagcttgCTCTGCCCAATTTTTAGTAAGCAGGCAACTAAAattgtcagcaaagagatgcCACAGACTCATGTTGACATCTTCCACTCTAAGAATACTGCGTGCTATGTCAGcatgaagaagttacagaagatgAGCCTTTGCCCCTAATCCCACAGAAATGGAATGATGTCAGACAGTGGGGATCTGTAAGCAGCTCCTTTGCCCCgttcctgtttgcccatttctgttcgCCTCAAACCTTATAGAAATGAGGTCACCAGGCAACACTTAACCTAACTCCTGACATATGCTCTACTGAATGCACATAATACCTTGCTTAACCTATTGATTCCTTCCCTAGATTAAAAGAAGTAGGAATGAAaaattaagtagttaaagaatgactagctctctacccccagcttctccctgtgCAATCCGGCAGGAGATCACGCaggcaagataacatctgaagaaaGCTCATGAAGAGTCAGCCAGTCCACACCCAATGGAAAATGACGCAGAGCTTGACCTTCTGCCTCGATTCTGagattctttcccttcttccctttaaaaactgtcacggctgagcagaatctttggagtgcGTTCTGGGACACCATTCCACCTTCTACCCGGTTGCTAGCCTTCTGAgtaaagcaacctttcctttgTACCAACACTTGTCTCTGGAGTATTGGCTTTTGAGCTGGGAGGAGCCGAGTCTGAGTTCAGTAACACTGAGACTGTTCAACTCCTAATTAAACTAGCTATGGGTTTCAGTTTTAAGGATGACTTAAATAAAACGTTTCAGTCCTTAACCAAGTGGTCCAGGGAACACTGCACTACTCCAAAACGATCAAAGCGACATAAAACCCTGAACTGTTTGCTAAGGGCAGAGCTTTAGAGATGATGAATTAAATACTGCTCCTTGCCTAGAGCAAATTTGCAGAGGTAGCGGCTGAAGGAATGAGCCCGAGGCGCCCAAGCGCCTCTCCTTGGGGAGAGGGCAGCGTCTCCCCGCCACGCCGCCTGCGCTGTGTGCCCAGCCTCCGCTTCATCCCGCCACCTCCACACCCGCTGCCTTCAGGAGCGGCTTCCGATCCGCTTTCGGGGTCCCTCCCGTGAGCTGCAGCCCCGTCAACGCCAATCTCGCCAGGGCCTCCCTCTGGCCGCGCTGCGAGCGGGGCGTGCTTCCGCCTGCCGCTCACTACTGCCCCGTGAAGGGAGCACCGGGGCCCCCGTGTCACAGAcgcggaaactgaggctctgcaAAGACGGCCCACACCGGGGGGAGGCGAGGAAGGATCGGGTCGGGCGGGGGCCGAGACCCACCCCGCTCCCTCCACACCTCTCGCTGAGTCCCAGACTCTCCCTCCTCCACCGCACGCAGCGAACGTTAACCGCGGGCCCACCGGGGTGGGGCGTGCGAGGTGCGCGGGAAGGCGCAGTCCGGCCCTCGGCGCCCTGCCGGCCCAGCCCGAGGCCCGGGGCTCGCGTGGGAACAGAGCTGGTTTCGGCGGAAGTTCGGGGTGGCCGCCGGGACGCGAGGCCGGACCGCGCGCGATTCCCACCATTCACCTGAAGGAACCACAGCGTCTCCGGCTTTAAGGACCGAGGCCGCCATTCAGCGACCCGGCGCCGAAATGTCGTCATCAAGCTGCGCGTGGCGTCACGTTCCCCCGGCCTAGCAGGAAATGTGCCGCCACCTCCTCTGGCTGACACAGTAAAAGGCGCGTGCGCAAAGCGAAGGACCGCCTCGGAACGCGCGTGCGCAGCGGGGAAATCCGCCGTAAGGAGCGCGCGTGCGCAAAGACGTGTCGGTGCGTTAGGGCTTCGAGGCGCGCCCCCTACCGGGGAGTCGGCACGGAACAGTTACGCTCTGGGCCCGATGGGCATTTATTGAGCGCCCACAGAATGCCCGCGCTGTACTGGGTGCCGCCACCTCGGCTAGCGCGCGGGGAAGCTCCGTCTCCAAGGGCCCGGACTTACACACGCCTGCAGCCGCCCGGGCCCGGGTCTGAGCGCCGGATGGCGTGGGCGCTGCGGGGAGAGGGGCGCGCAGCGGGCCGGTAGGGGGCGCGGCGGGCCGGaccgggcggggccgggcggaGCGGGGACCGGACCCAGCGGCGCACGCCCTCTGCGGTCCGCAGATGGCGGCGCCGGGCGCGGGGCCCGGGCCGGGGCCGCCACCGGGGCTGGAGGCGGCCCTGCAGAAGCTGGCGCTGAGGCGGAAGAAGGTGCTGAGCGCCGAGGAGATGGAGCTGTTCGAGCTGGCGCAGGCGGCGGGCGGCGCCATGGACCCCGACGTGTTCAAGTGAGCGCCCGGCGGAGGCGGGGTCCCGGGGGAGTCGGGGTCCCCGGGGACGGCCGGACCGGGCGAGTAGGGCTCACTGCCGCAGCGTGTGTTCTCGCCAGGATCCTGGTGGACTTGCTGAAGCTAAACGTGGCGCCCCTCGCAGTCTTCCAGATGCTCAAGTCCATGTGCGCCGGGCAGAGGCTGGCAAGCGAGCCCCAGGACCCCGCGGCGGCGCCCCTGCCCACGCCCAGCGTGCCTGAGACCCGAGGTCAGAGCCGGGCCTGGGCGgcggggagggggacgggggcGGAAGGGGAGCAGCGCCTGGCACCGCGCGGGCTTGGCCGTGAGTGCAGGCCTTTCTGTTCCTCTTGTCCCAGGACAGGCTGGGCCCATCCAAGGTCTGGCCCCTTGGGCTCTCGTCCCTAGCTTCGTCCCTAGCTTTGCTGCCACCTTTTGAGGGTGCACTTCCATATCgggaggacacagggtgggagacCCAGGCAGGCTAGACCTCGTCTGGGACTTTTGCGACCCCAGttcctccccacctctgctctgAACGTTTTTATCCCGCAAACGTGGGAACAAGGCAGCTTTGGTTCCTGTCCTCATGGCCTGTATAGCCTCTGCGGAAGTCCTCAGGGAGCAGGGCGGGCAGAGGCTTTCCTGCGTGCCCTTGTTGGCACCCCACCCGGCCCAGGTCCTACCCAGGAATCTGGACAGTGAAGCTTCCATCCTTGGGCTGTGAGTGGGCGCAGCCTGGAAGCCATGGCTGGCAGGGTACAGAGGCCCGAGGGGCCTCCTCAGTCTGGAGGGTCATGGCTGGGGGATGAGCAGGTGCTGGTGACCAGGGTGTCATGATGGAGCTCTAATCCGCTTCgggtgttaatttctgcttcccATCCCAGAAACCCTCTGAAATGCAGCAGAACCTCCAGGCTGGCTCCTTAGCCAGAAACATCCTGAGAAGGGGCTGACGTTGGGGCGGAGGGCAGCTGGGCCCTGTGGGTGGGCGTGCCTGGGCCCTGGGCGCCCGTGACCCCGTCCTGAGAGGCCCTGGGCACTGGAGTGCAGGCCTCCTCACTGATGCACGCTGTCTGCtctctttgtgtctctctctGACCTCCAGCAGCCTCCTTTCTCTCTGCCGAGAACTGTACCCCCCCCGCAAGGCCCTCCTTTTCCTCGGCCCTGCAGCCTGCGGCCTCTCCAGTTCTGCTCCACGGCCCAGCTGCCTCGCACTCGCCTCTTTCTCCGGGGCCCCCCGGTTCCCTCCGGTTCTCTTGCTGCCTGTTCTCTCCTTTTGCAGGTTGCGTttattggtttatctctgggggtTGGTACTCTCTCCTGTTTCCGTGGAAACTGCTGTGGCCCCCAGAAAGCCAGAGCAGCTTTGAGCTGCAAGGGCAGGACCCAGTGAGCCATCCCTGCCCCGCAGCTTAGGGACTGACGGCGTGATTTCACAGCTCCGCTCACTAGAGACAAGTGCAGTGCTCACAGGACAGGCCCACACCCCGTCCCCAAAGGCTAACTCTGCTGGTGAGACTTGCGCTCTGTATAGCTGCCCCCAGCCCAAAGGAGGACACCCAAGGGGCGGGGAAGGGACAGCGTGGTGTGCTGTGGAGAGCAAAGCCTGAGGTGTGACAGGCACCTGGGCCTCTTAGATGCCATCACCCACCTGGACTGGTTGCCTGGAGGATCAGACCATGGGTCCCCTCAACTGCCTGGTTTCTGAGCTGGGGGTGCCTTCCAGGCACTGCCAGGCACGATGAGGCTGGTGTGTTAAGAGTGTGAAATCCCATGGGAGCTCTAGCTGCACCCTCCCACGTGCCCCTCACTGCATCACCCACCTTGCTGTTCCAGGAGTGCCTGGAGCTTGGACAGGGGGCCTGAGGAGCGTGGGGACTAAAGGAGAGAGATCTCCTCACTCAGGGGTTTGCCACTCCCTCCCTTGCTCAGTGCCAGGCCTGCTCTCAGTGCTGAGGGCACAGTGGGGCTGCAGGGTGGACACGCTGTCTGTCCAGTGGCTAGACATACCGACAGTGACGGGCATCCAGTCTCGAAGAACAGCACTG
It contains:
- the MZT2B gene encoding mitotic-spindle organizing protein 2B isoform X2 encodes the protein MAAPGAGPGPGPPPGLEAALQKLALRRKKVLSAEEMELFELAQAAGGAMDPDVFKILVDLLKLNVAPLAVFQMLKSMCAGQRLASEPQDPAAAPLPTPSVPETRAASFLSAENCTPPARPSFSSALQPAASPVLLHGPAASHSPLSPGPPGSLRFSCCLFSPFAGRNKGSGALGGGPTLPERGVREGSSQRMPRQPSATRLPKVGGPGKSPTQSNT
- the MZT2B gene encoding mitotic-spindle organizing protein 2B isoform X1; the encoded protein is MAAPGAGPGPGPPPGLEAALQKLALRRKKVLSAEEMELFELAQAAGGAMDPDVFKILVDLLKLNVAPLAVFQMLKSMCAGQRLASEPQDPAAAPLPTPSVPETRGRNKGSGALGGGPTLPERGVREGSSQRMPRQPSATRLPKVGGPGKSPTQSNT